TGAGGCCCCCGACCGCCGCACCCTCTTACGGGTGCTGTACGCCGACCCGTACGCACAGGCACAGGTCATCGGCGAACTGCGGGTCCGGGAATGGAACGCCGTCATGGGGCACGTGGTCCTCGCCGGCCTCGAACGGTCCACCGGCGGCGCCGGCACCCACGAGCGAATACGCGGGGGCGTGCCGGCGTCCGTCACGCCGCCCACCCCTCCGGGCGCGCGTGAGGAGCTGACCGCCCCGCCGAGCGCCCGTGAGGAGCTGACCGCCCACGAGCGGCGCATCGCCACGATGATGCTCGACGGCCTGACCAACAAGCAGATCGCCGAGTCCTTCACGGTCTCCACCCGGGCCGTGGAACTGCACATCACCCGGATCTACCGGAAGCTCGACATCCGCAGGCGCGCCCAACTGGCCGCTGCCATCGACCGGTTCGAAGCCGCGCCGGCCTGCTGATCCGCACCTCCTGACGTACACGCGTCCTGACGTACGCACCTCTTGACGTACGCACTTCTTGACGTACACACCTCCTGACTTACGCACCGATGATGGGAGTCGCCATGCCGCTGGTCGAGATAACCGTTCCCGAGGGCACCCTCTCCGAGGCCGCCGCGGAGGTCCTGCAGCAGCAGGTCGCCGACTCCGTGCTCACGGCCATGGAGCTGCCGCACACCGAGTTCTTCGCCGCCGCCACCTGGGTGTACGTCCGCGAGGCCGCCAAGGGTCTCGCGACCACCGGCGCCGGTCGGCCCCCGGGCGTCCTGGTCGTCCTCACGCCCCTGGAGGGCTTCCTCACCCCCGAGCGGAACGAGGCGCTGTCCGTCGAGGTCACCCGGCACGTGCACGCGGCGACCGGGCCCGACACCGTCGTCTGGCTCGTCGTGAACGAGATCCCGGAGGGGAACTGGGCCGTGAACGGCGGCCTCACCCGCCGCGCGAAGATCGACGAACTCGTCGCCGAGGCGGCCGCCGGCAGCTGAATTCCGCATTCCTCCCGGCCTCGGCGCCGCACCGTATTCACGGTGCGGCGCCGTTCGCATTTCCGGAACCGGGCCGCCCGGAAAGGAGTGCGGATTCCCGTATCGATGTACGGGTCGCCCCGCCCGTACGGTGATGTCAATGGCACCGAACGGAAGGGAGAGACTCGTTCATGGCTCTGCAATCGGCGCCGCGACTCGGTGTGGTGGTTCCGTCCGGAAACGCCGCCGCCGAACCCGAGATCGGCAGCCTCGTAAGCCCCGCATTCAATGTGCACACTTCCCGGTTCCCGGTACTTCCCGGAAAAGACCTGCGCGGTCGTCTGGAGAAGTACAACGACGTGCTCCCCGAAGTGCTCGGGAATTTCGGCGGACTGCGTCTCGACGCGGCAGTCGTCTCCTGCACCGGCTCGCACTACCTCCTCACCCCCGAAGGCGACCGCGCGCTCTGCGCGGAGCTCTCCGAGCGCGTCGGAGCGCCCGTGCGGTCCGCCGCCCTGGCCATCCTCGACACCGCGCGGGCCGTGGGCGCCGAACGGCTCGTCCTCGTCTCGCCGTACGAGCCCTGGCTCACCGAACTCTCCCACGCCTACTGGGAGTCGGCCGGGCTCACGGTCGACCGGATCGTCAAGATCCGGGCCGGCGCGCGCTTCTCCCCGTACGACGTGACCACCGAGGAACTCGTCGCCCAGGTACGGGAGGCCGAACTCCCCGAGGACGCCACGCTGTTGTTCACCGGCACCGGCATGTTCACCTTCGACGCGCTCGCCGAGCTCGGCCGCGACAGCGGGCGCACCCTGCTCACCTCCAACCTGGCGAGCGCCTGGTGGGCCCGGGACGCCCTCGGCCTCCCGGCCGACGGACCGGACGCGCACCCGCTGCTCCGGAGGCTCACGGAGCGGGCCGCCGCCGTGACCGTGTCGTGAGCGGTCGTACGCCACCCCACGGCCCCGTCGCGGTCGTCGGCGCCGGGCCGGTGGGCCTGACCGCCGCGCTCGTCCTCGCCCGCGCCGGGATCCCGGTGACCGTCCTGGAGTCCAGGAGCGAACTGGCCACCGAGTCCCGCGCCTCCACCTTCCACCCCGCCACCCTCGACCTCCTCGACGAACTCGGCGTCGCGGCCGCCCTGCGCGTCCAGGGCCGCACCGTCGACCGCGTCCAGTGGCGCGACCTGGACGGCACCGTGCACGCCGAGCTGGACTACGGACTGCTCGCCGGGCACACCGGCCACCCGTACCGGCTCCACGTCGAGCAGGCCCGGCTCACCCCGCTGCTGCTCGACGCGCTGACCGCGACCGGCCTCGCCGACGTACGGTTCGGGGCCACCGTCACCGGCGCCGAGGAGACCGGCGACGAGGTGCGGCTGCGGACGGAGGACGCGGCGGGGCGACCCGCTCACACCCGCCACCCGTACGTCCTGGCGGCCGACGGCAGCCGCAGCCGGCTGCGCGAGCTCGCCGGACTCCCGGGCACGGCCGAGGAGTACCCGGACTACGCGCTCCGCGTGGTCACCGACTCCCCGCTCGACGAACTGGTACCCGGCCTCGCCCCGCTGGCGTACGTCCGCGACCCCCGGGCCTCGTACAGCGCGCTCGGGATGCCCGACCACTGGCGGCTCATCTTCCGCATCCGGCGCGGCACGCCCCGCGACGAGGTGCTCGCGCCGGGGGCCGTACGGGCCCGGGTCGAGCAGGCCCTGCCGGGCGCCGCCGGACGGGCCGTGCGCATCACCGACGCGCACACCTACCGGCTCGCGCGGTTCCTGCTGCCCCGCTACCGGGCCGGCCGGGTGCTGTTCGCCGGGGACGCGGCCCACCTCACCTCCACCGCCGGCGGCCTCAACATGAACTGCGGTCTCCACGACGCCGTGGAGACCGGCCGGGCCCTCACCGCCGTCCTGAGGACCGGCGCGGGCGACGAGGCGCCGCTCGACGCGGCCCTCGGCCGACGCCGCTCCGTCGTCGAGACGGCCGTCCTCCCGCGCAGCGAGGCCCGCACCGCCGGCCTGGACAGCTCCGCCGAACTCCTCGCCCGGATCGCCGACCTGCGGCGCACCGCCGCGGACCCCCGCGCGGCCACCGACTACCTGCTCAAGGCCTCACTTCTCGACGTCGCACCACGACCCCTGAAAGGTGACGCACATGCGGATCTGGTTTCACAAGCACACCGTTGAGGGGCGGCTTCCGCTGCTCGACCAGTGGTACCGCGAGCACCTCGACGCGATCGCCGCACCCGGCACCACCGTCGACATCAAGACCCTGCCGGCCGACACGTACCCCGACCGCACCCCCTTCGGCCTCGTCGGCCACCACTCCGCCCAGGTGCTCTTCAGCCGCCACTTCTCCGAGTCCGCGCTCGTCGCGGAGCGGGAGGGCTACGACGCCTGGGTGATCGCCGCCGGACAGGACCCCGGCCTGCGCGACGCCCGCCACCTCGCCTCCATCCCGACCCTCGGATACGGCGAGACGGCCTTCTTCCTCTCGGCGCTCACCGGCCAGCGCTTCGGCGTCCTCGGCTTCATGCCGCCCCTGGAGGAGCCCATCAGGGCCAACATCCGCCAGTACCGCCTGGAGTCCTCGCTCAGCTCGTACGAGGTCGTGCCCGGCGGCTGGGACTCCGTGCACCGCTCCCTGGAGGGCGACTTCGACGAGTTCGTCGAGGTGTACTCGGCGGCCGCCCTGCGCGCCGCCAAGGCCGGGGCCGAGGTCATCATCCCCGCCGAGGGCATCCCCAACGAGATCCTCTGGCACCTCGGCATCCACGAACTCCACGGCCTGCCCGTGATCGACCCCGCCGGACTCGCCGTGAAGCTCGCGGAGACCCTCGTCCAGCTCGGCGAGCTGAAGCTCTTCCAGCGCAGCGGCCACGGCTACTGGTTCAGCCGCCCCGACGAGCCCGTCTCCAAGCACCTGGAGCAGGTCTTCCTGGGCTCGGCCCTCTAGGGGATGCCGTGTCCGACGCACCGCACCCGCGCCCGCACCCGCGCCCGCACCCGTACCCGCATTCGAGATCGCACGCCGCCACGCCTCCCGAGGAGTCACGCCCATGACGTACGACGCCTACGGCCGCAACACCGCGGCCACCGACCCCGCCGCCCCCTACTACCGCCCGCGCCGCCTCCGCCGCACCCCCGCGCTGCGCCGCTTCGCCGCCGAGACCCGCGTCGGCCCCGCCAACCTCGTCCAGCCCCTCTTCCTCCGCGAGGGCCTCACCGAACCGCGTGAGATCCCCTCCATGCCGGGCGTCTTCCAGCACACCCGCGACACCCTCCGCAAGGCCGCCGCCGAGGCCGTCGCCAACGGGGTCGGCGGGCTCATCCTCTTCGGGATCCCCGAGCACAAGGACCCCACCGGCACCGGCGCCGTCGACCCGGACGGCATCCTCCAGGTCGCCCTGCGCGACGTCACCGCCGAGGTCGGCGACTCCACCGTGATCATCGGCGACATCAACCTCGACGAGTACACCGACCACGGCCACACCGGCGTCCTCGACGCCAACGGCGACGTCGACAACGACGCCAGCATCGAGCTGTACGCGCGGGCCGCCGTCGTCCAGGCCGACGCCGGCGCCCAGATCGTCGCCCCCAGCGGCATGATGGACGGCCAGGTCCGCCGCATCCGCGAGGCCCTCGACCAGGCCGGGCACCAGTCCGTCGCCATCCTCGGCTACTCCGCCAAGTACGCCTCGCACTTCTACGGTCCCTTCCGCGACGCCGTCGAGTCCACCCTGCGCGGCGACCGCAAGGGCTACCAGCAGTTCCCCGGCAACATCCGCGAATCCCTCCTGGAGGTCTCGCTCGACGTCGCCGAGGGCGCCGACCTGGTCATGGTCAAGCCCGCCCTCGCCTACCTCGACATCGTCCGGCTGATCGCCGACCACGTGCAGGTGCCCGTCTCCGCCTACCAGGTCTCCGGCGAGTACTCCATGGTCGAGGCGGCCGCCGCCAAGGGCTGGATCGACCGCGACCAGGTCGTCCGGGAGAGCCTCGCCTCCATCCACCGCGCCGGTGCCACCCAGATCATCACCTACTGGGCCTCCGAGTTCGCCCAGAGCCTGGACCGGTGACCCGGTGACCGCCTCCTCCACCATGCTGGTCCTCGGCATCAGCCATGCCAGCGCCCCGCTCGACCTCCTGGAGAGACTCGCCGGCACCGACCGGCCCGCGGAGGAGCTCGTCTCCGACGTGACCTCCGTCGACGGCATCGACGCCGCCGTCGTCGTCTCCACCTGCAACCGCCTGGAGATCTACGCCGAGACCCGCGCCTCCACCTCCGAACTCGACGGCCTCGGCGAGCTGTTCGCCCAGCACACCGGCGTCGACCACGAGGAGATCGCCCCGCACCTCTACAGCCACCACGCCGACGGAGCCGTACGCCACCTCTTCGCCGTGGCCTCCGGACTCGAATCGGTCGTGGTCGGCGAGGACCAGATCCTCGGCCAGGTGAAACTGGGCCTCGAACGGTCCCAGCGGCTCGACCGCACCGGCCGCGTCCTCGCCAAGGCCGTCCAGACCGCCCTGCGCGTCGGCAAGCGGGCCCGCAACGAGACCGGGCTCAACGAGGCCGGCCGCTCCCTCGCCACCGCCGGACTCGGCTTCTTCGAGCGTAAGGTCGGCTCCCTGCACGGCAAGACCGCCCTCGTCATCGGAGCCGGCGCCTTCGCCGGCGTCGTCGTCGCCGCACTGCGCCGCTCCGGCCTCGACCGGGTCCACGTCGCCAACCGCACCCCGGAGAAGGCCCAGCGGCTCGCCGAGACCACCGGGGGAACGGGCTACGACCTTGACGACCTGCCCCGGCTGCTCACCGAGGTCGACGTCGTCGTCGGCGCCACCGCCGCCACCGGCCACCTCGTCACCGCCCGGCACGTCGAGGAGGCGCTCGCCGCCCGGGACGGCCGCGAGCTGTTCCTGCTCGACCTGTCCCTGCCGCACAACATCGCCCCCACGGTGGCAGAACTGCCCGGCGTCACCTTCGTCGACCTGCGCCGGATCGCGGAGGAGGGCCAGGAGGACGAGATCTCCGCCGCCAGCGTCCAGGCCGCCCACGAGCTGATCGACGCCGAGGTCGAGCAGTTCCGCACCGGCCTCCGGCTCGCCGGCGCCAAGCCCGTCCTCACCGCCCTGCGCACCGCCGCCACCGAGGCCGCCGAGGCCGAACTCGACCGGCTCGCCCGCCGCCTCGACGGACTCGACGGCGCGACGCGGCAGGAGATCGACCGCAGCGTCCGCCGCATCGTCGACAAGGCCCTGCACCAGCCCACCGTCCTCGTGCGGGAGCTGGCGGCCGACCCGGACGGCGCCCGGCACATCGCCGCCTTCACCCGCCTCTTCGCCGCGGCGGAATCCCCCCACGACAGCGACACGAACGACCCGAACGAGAAGAAGATCGAGGCCATCGCATGAGTGACATCTCGGCCCTCTGGGAAGCCGAATCCATCGCCGTCATCGGGGCCAGCGAGCGCCCCGGCGCCCTGGGCCGCAAGCCGCTCGACTACCTCCTCCGGTACGGCTACAAGGGCCGCATCCTGCCGGTCAACCCGCGCTCACCGGAGATCCTCGGCGTCCCCGCGTACCCCAGCGTCAAGGACGCCCCCGGCCCCGTCGACCTGGCCCTGATCATGGTCTCCGCCGAGCGGGTCCCCGGCGCCGTCGACGACTGCGTGGCCGCCGGCGTCAAGCTCGCCGTCATCGCCTCCTCCGGCTTCGCCGAGACCGGCGAGGACGGCGCCCGCCTCCAGGCGGAGGTCGTCGCCAAGGCCCGCGCCGGGGGCCTGCGGATCATCGGCCCCAACTGCATCGGGGCCGTCGGCTACGAGAACCGCGTCCTCGCCACCTTCAGCCCGCTCTTCGGCGCCGAGTCCGTGCCCTTCGAGCCCGGCACCCTCGCCTTCGTCAGCCAGAGCGGCGCCCTCGGCTTCGGCGCCGCCAGCCTCGCCCTGGAGCGGGGCCTGCGCCCCGGCTGGGTGGTCTCCACCGGCAACGACGCCGACGTCACCGCCCTCGAAGTCCTCCGCGAACTCGCCACCGTCCCCGAGGTCACCGGCCTCCTCGGCTACCTGGAGGACACCCCGGACATCGGAACCCTGCGCGAACTCGCCGGCTCCGGCAAGCCCGTCGCCCTCCTCAAGTCCGGCCGTACGGAGGCGGGCGGCCGCGCCGCCGCCTCGCACACCGGCGCCCTCGCCACCGACGACCGCGTCCTGGACGCCGCCCTGCGCGGCCTCGGCATCGTCCGCGTCGACGACATCGACGAACTCCTCGACGTGGCCCGGGTCTTCGAGTCCGAGCGGCGACCCGCCGGGAACCGCGTCGCCGTCGTCACCACCTCCGGCGGCTCCGGCATCCTCGCCGCCGACGCCGTCGAGGCCCACGGCCTGGAGCTCAGCGCCCTGGAGCCGCGCAGCAAGGAGGCGCTCGCCGAGATCGTCCCCGCCTTCGGGGCCATCGACAACCCGGTCGACATCACGGCCACCGTCCTCAGCGACCCGTCGCTCTTCGACCGCTCCCTCGACGTCCTGATCGCCGACGAGACCGTCGACATCATCGTCGCCGCCTTCTGCGTGATGGCCGGGCCCGACGTCGAGAAGGCCGTCAACGCCCTCTCCCGCGCCGCCGTGAAGGGCGGCAAGCCGATCCTCGTCGCCCGCACCGGCGCCGACTTCCTCGCCCCGGACGCCCCCCGCGACCTGCGCGAGGCCGGCCTGCCCGAGTACCCGACCCCGGCCCGCGCCCTGCGCGCCGCCGCCGCCCTGTGGGAGGTCAGCCGCCCCCGTACGCTCCCGGAGGCCCCGCGCCCCGGGACCGTGCCGGGACCCGGCGCCGAGGCCACGGAGCCGCAGCTGAAGGCGCTCCTCGCCGAGGCCGGGATCGCCGTGCCGAAGGGCCGGATCGCCGCGAACGCCGAGGACGCGGCGGCGGCCGTCACCGAAGTCGGCGGTACGGCGGTGCTCAAGGCCGTCGTCCCCGGCCTGCTCCACAAGACGGAGGCCGGCGGCGTCGAGATCGGCGTCACCGCCGACACCGCGCCCGAGGCGTTCGGGCGGCTCGCCGCGCTCGGCGGACAGGTGCTCGTCGAGGAACTCGTCGGCGAGGGCGTCGAGTTGATCGTCGGCGTCCACACCACCGACCTGGGCCCCGTACTCACCGCCGGTCTCGGCGGGATCTTCACCGAGGTCCTCGACGACGTCGGCCACCGGCTCCTGCCGCTCGCCCCGGGCGAGGGCGCCGAGCTCCTCGCCGGACTGCGCGGCGCGAAGATACTCGCCGGCACCCGCGGCCGGGCCGCCGTGGACGTCGAGGCCGCCGCCGAACTCCTCCACAAGGTCGGCGAACTGGTCCAGGACTGGCCGGCCGGCTTCGCCCTCGACCTCAACCCGGTGCGGGTCCTCACGAAGGGCGCGGTCGTCCTGGACGCGGCGCTCAGCGTCGAAGCTTCCGAGGAGACGGCCCGATGAGCGGTACGGAGAACAGCAAGGCCCTCTTCGAGCGCGCCCGCAAGGTCACCCCCGGCGGCGTCAACTCACCGGTCCGCGCCTTCGGCGCCGTCGGCGGCACCCCCCGCTTCATCGCCTCCGCCGAGGGCCCGTACCTCACCGACAGCGACGGCAACGAGTACGTCGACCTCATCTGCTCCTGGGGCCCGATGATCCTCGGCCACCGGCACCCGGCCGTCGTCGAGGCCGTCACCAGGGCCCTGGAGCGCGGCACCTCCTTCGGGGCGCCGTCCACCGGAGAGGTCGAACTCGCCGAGGAGATCGTCGACCGGGTCGCCCCGGTCGAGCAGGTCCGCCTGGTTAGCTCCGGCACCGAGGCGACGATGTCCGCGATCCGTCTGGCGCGCGGCTTCACGGGCCGCAGCAAGATCGTGAAGTTCGCCGGCTGCTACCACGGCCACGTGGACGCGCTGCTCGCCTCCGCCGGCTCCGGCCTCGCGACCTTCGCGCTGCCCGACACCCCCGGCGTCACCGGCGCCCAGGCGAGCGACACGATCGTCCTGCCGTACAACGACCTGGCGGCGGTCGAGAAGGTCTTCGCCGAGATCGGCGACGAGATCGCCGCCGTCATCACCGAGGCGGCCCCCGGCAACATGGGCGCCGTCCCCCCGCTGCCCGGCTTCAACGCCGGCCTCAAGGAGGTCACCGCCCGCCACGGCGCGCTGTTCGTCTCCGACGAGGTCATGACCGGCTTCCGGGCCAGCCGCTCCGGCTGGTACGGCCGGGACGGCGTCGCCCCCGACCTGCTGACCTTCGGCAAGGTCATGGGCGGCGGCTTCCCGGCGGCGGCCTTCGGCGGCCGCGCCGACGTCATGGCCCACCTCGCCCCGGCGGGCCCCGTCTACCAGGCGGGCACCCTCTCCGGGAACCCGGTCGCCACCGCCGCCGGCCTCGCCACCCTGCGGCACAGCACCCCCGAGGTGTACGAGCGGCTCGACCAGGTCTCGGCCACGATCGGCGCCGAGGTCTCCGCCGCCCTCACCAAGGAGGGCGTGGCGCACCGGCTGCAGTACTCCGGCACCATGTTCTCGGTCTTCTTCGGCGAGGACGAGGTGGTGGACTTCGACGGGGTCCGCGCCACCGAGTCGTACCGCTACACGCCGTTCTTCCACGAGCTGCTGCGGCAGGGCGTCTATCTGCCGCCCTCGCCCTTCGAGGCCTGGTTCATCTCGGCCTCGCACGACGACCGGGCCGTGAGCCGGGTGGTCGAGGCGCTCCCGGCAGCGGCGGCGGCAGCGGCGTCGGCGAAACGCTGAGGACGGAGCCGTACGAAGGGTTGAGCCCCCGTGGGATCCACGGGGGCTCAACCCTTTCCGTCCGGAGATTCGGCCCCGGAGATTCAGCCGGCGAGATCGATCCGCACCTCGACGTTCCCCCGGATCGCCTTCGAATACGGGCAGCGACCGTGGGCGGCGTCGGCGAGCCGCCGTGCCTCGGCGGCGTCGAGCCCGGGGAGTTCGACGGTGAGGACCACCGACAGGTGGAAGCCGGTGTCCTCCTTGTGCAGCGCCACCTCGGCGGTGACGGTGTCGTCCGTGAGCACGGTCCTGGACTCGCGTGCGGAGACCCGGAGCGCGCTGTGGAAGCAGGCGGCGTAGCCGGCGGCGAAGAGCTGCTCGGGGTTGGTCGCGGTGCCGGAGCCGCCGACGGCCTTGGGGCTCGACAGCGGCAGGTCGAGGAGCCCGTCGGAGGAGCGCACGGCGCCGTTGCGCCCGTCTCCGGTGGAAGCGACCTCGGCGGTGTAGACGACGGCCATGCGTCATTCCTTTCGGCAGGGGAGAAGGGGGAATTCCCCCAGTCTCCGGCGCTGCCGAATTCCCGGCGCTACGGATCTCCGCAGTCCTTTCCGGAGCGCCGCCGAATAGCGTGGAGCGCATCACTCACCCATGAATTCAAGGGAGTTGGCCATGGCGGGACCGCTGACCGGAGTACGCGTACTGGAATTCGCGGGTTCGGCGCCCACCGCGTTCGTCGGCACCGTCCTGTCCGGTCTCGGCGCCGATGTCGTACGCGTCGACCGGGCACCCGCCGCCGCCGGGGACGAGCGGCCCCCGGAGAACCCGCTCTCCCGCGGCCGCCGTTCGGTCGCCCTCGACCTCAAGAGCCCCGAAGGCATCGAGCAGGCGCTCGCCCTCGCCGAGCACGCCGACATCCTCGTCGAGGGCTTCCGCCCCGGCGTCGCCGACCGCCTCGGCATCGGCCCCGAGGCCGCCCACGCCCGCAACCCGCGCCTGGTGTACGGGCGGCTCAGCGGCTGGGGCGGGCAGGGCGAGTGGGCCGGGCAGGGCGAGTGGGCCGGGCGCGCCGCCCACGACCTCGCGGTCCTCGCCCTCACCGGAGCCCTGGACACCGACCCGGCGACCGGGGCGCCGGTGCCGCCCCCGACCGCGTACCTCTCCAGCTTCGCCGGCGGCGCCAACGCCCATGTGCACGGGCTGCTCGCCGCACTCCACGAGCGGGAGCGCTCGGGCAGGGGCCAGGTCGTCGACACCGCCCTCGCGGACGGCGCCGCCCTGATCGCCACCCTGATCCACCAGTGGCGCGCGGTCCCCGGCAACCACACCGTCACCGACGCCCCGCACTACACCTTCTACGCGGCCGCCGACGGCCTGTACCTCGCGGTCGCCGCCATCGAACCCCGGCTCTACCAGAACCTCCTGGAGCAGCTCGGCCTGACGGAGGACGAAGCCCTCCCCGACCGCGCCGACCCGGCCGGCTGGCCCGCGCTGCGCGCCCTGATCGCCGACCGCTTCGCGACCCGGGACCGCGCGCACTGGGTCAAGCTCTTCGACGCCGTGGACGCCGGGGTGGCTCCCGTACTGACCGCGGAGGAAGCCGCGGAGCACCACCAGTTGGCCGCGCGCGGCGCGTTCGTGGAGGTCGGCGACACCGTCCAGCCGGCCCCCGCCTCCCGCTTCGACCGCACCCCGGCCGACGCTCCGGGCCGCGCCCCGCTCCCGGGCGAGCACACGGACGAGGTCCTCACCGAGTGGTCTCAGGCCTCCAGATAACGCAGCACGGCCAGGATCCGGCGGCTGTAGCCGTCGGCCCGGTGGAGCTCCAGCTTGTCGAAGACGGCATTGAGGTACTTCTCGACCGCGCTCAGCGAGAGGTGCAGCTGCCGGGCGATGGCCGCGTTCGTGTAGCCCTGGGCCAGCACCTCCAGGACCTCCCGCTCGCGCGGGGTGAGCCGGGCCAGCGGGTCGGCGTGGGTGCTGCGGACGACGAGCTGGTGCACGACCTGCGGGTCGATCGCCGCCCCGCCCGCGTGGATCCGTTCCAGCGCGTCGAGGAACTCCTCGACCTGCGCCACCCGGTCCTTGAGGAGGTAGCCGACGCGTTCCGCGCCGGCGGCGAGCAGCCGGGCCGCGTAGCTGCGTTCGACGTACTGGGAGAGCACGAGCACCCCCGTCTCCGGCAGCCGCTCGCGGATCTCCACGGCGGCCCGCAGCCCCTCGTCGGTGTGGGTCGGAGGCATCCGGATGTCGGCGACCACGACGTCCGGGCGGCGCGCCTCCACCTCGGCGACGAGGGTCTCCGCATCGCCGAACGCGGCGAGCACCTCGTGCCCCTCCTCGACGAGCAGCCGCACCAGGCCCTCCCGCAGCAGGGTCGAGTCCTCGGCCAGGATCACGCGCACGGCAGCTCCGCGACAAGAGTGGTGGGTCCCCCGAGGGGGCTGTCGACGCGCAGGGTCCCGTCGAGCGCGGCGACCCGGCTGCGCAGCCCGGTGAGCCCGCTGCCGGCCGGGTCCGCGCCGCCCCGGCCGTCGTCCTCGACCCGCACGGAGAGCAGCGGGCCGTCGCGCGTCACGTGCACGGAGACGGCGGAGGCGGCGGAGTGCTTGGCGGCGTTGGTGACGGCCTCCGACACCACGAAGTACGCGGCGGTCTCCACCGGCCGGGGCAGCGGCGCGTCCCCCGCCTCGAACCGCACGCGCAGCGGGATCCCGCAGCGCTGCGCCACCCCGCCGAGCGCCTCTTCGAGCCCCAGGCTGTCGAGGGCCGCGGGATACACCCGCCAGGCCACGTCCCGCAGCTCGGCCAGGACGTCCTGCGCCTCCCGGTGCGCCTGCCACAGCAGCGCGTCCGCCTGCTGCGGGTCGCGCTCGCGGCCCCGGCGCGCCCGGCCGAGCAGCATGGCCAGGGCCACGAGCCGCTGCTGGACGCCGTCGTGCAGGTCGCGCTCGATGCGCCGGCGCT
The DNA window shown above is from Streptomyces vietnamensis and carries:
- a CDS encoding LuxR C-terminal-related transcriptional regulator, with translation MGESHVAFVVELVFRGNGTDRLSFGEAHRAYWKRMAARGILLGGGPWRDGTGEFLVCEAPDRRTLLRVLYADPYAQAQVIGELRVREWNAVMGHVVLAGLERSTGGAGTHERIRGGVPASVTPPTPPGAREELTAPPSAREELTAHERRIATMMLDGLTNKQIAESFTVSTRAVELHITRIYRKLDIRRRAQLAAAIDRFEAAPAC
- a CDS encoding acetate--CoA ligase family protein, translated to MSDISALWEAESIAVIGASERPGALGRKPLDYLLRYGYKGRILPVNPRSPEILGVPAYPSVKDAPGPVDLALIMVSAERVPGAVDDCVAAGVKLAVIASSGFAETGEDGARLQAEVVAKARAGGLRIIGPNCIGAVGYENRVLATFSPLFGAESVPFEPGTLAFVSQSGALGFGAASLALERGLRPGWVVSTGNDADVTALEVLRELATVPEVTGLLGYLEDTPDIGTLRELAGSGKPVALLKSGRTEAGGRAAASHTGALATDDRVLDAALRGLGIVRVDDIDELLDVARVFESERRPAGNRVAVVTTSGGSGILAADAVEAHGLELSALEPRSKEALAEIVPAFGAIDNPVDITATVLSDPSLFDRSLDVLIADETVDIIVAAFCVMAGPDVEKAVNALSRAAVKGGKPILVARTGADFLAPDAPRDLREAGLPEYPTPARALRAAAALWEVSRPRTLPEAPRPGTVPGPGAEATEPQLKALLAEAGIAVPKGRIAANAEDAAAAVTEVGGTAVLKAVVPGLLHKTEAGGVEIGVTADTAPEAFGRLAALGGQVLVEELVGEGVELIVGVHTTDLGPVLTAGLGGIFTEVLDDVGHRLLPLAPGEGAELLAGLRGAKILAGTRGRAAVDVEAAAELLHKVGELVQDWPAGFALDLNPVRVLTKGAVVLDAALSVEASEETAR
- the hemA gene encoding glutamyl-tRNA reductase, whose product is MTASSTMLVLGISHASAPLDLLERLAGTDRPAEELVSDVTSVDGIDAAVVVSTCNRLEIYAETRASTSELDGLGELFAQHTGVDHEEIAPHLYSHHADGAVRHLFAVASGLESVVVGEDQILGQVKLGLERSQRLDRTGRVLAKAVQTALRVGKRARNETGLNEAGRSLATAGLGFFERKVGSLHGKTALVIGAGAFAGVVVAALRRSGLDRVHVANRTPEKAQRLAETTGGTGYDLDDLPRLLTEVDVVVGATAATGHLVTARHVEEALAARDGRELFLLDLSLPHNIAPTVAELPGVTFVDLRRIAEEGQEDEISAASVQAAHELIDAEVEQFRTGLRLAGAKPVLTALRTAATEAAEAELDRLARRLDGLDGATRQEIDRSVRRIVDKALHQPTVLVRELAADPDGARHIAAFTRLFAAAESPHDSDTNDPNEKKIEAIA
- the hemB gene encoding porphobilinogen synthase, with the translated sequence MTYDAYGRNTAATDPAAPYYRPRRLRRTPALRRFAAETRVGPANLVQPLFLREGLTEPREIPSMPGVFQHTRDTLRKAAAEAVANGVGGLILFGIPEHKDPTGTGAVDPDGILQVALRDVTAEVGDSTVIIGDINLDEYTDHGHTGVLDANGDVDNDASIELYARAAVVQADAGAQIVAPSGMMDGQVRRIREALDQAGHQSVAILGYSAKYASHFYGPFRDAVESTLRGDRKGYQQFPGNIRESLLEVSLDVAEGADLVMVKPALAYLDIVRLIADHVQVPVSAYQVSGEYSMVEAAAAKGWIDRDQVVRESLASIHRAGATQIITYWASEFAQSLDR
- a CDS encoding FAD-dependent oxidoreductase, which translates into the protein MSGRTPPHGPVAVVGAGPVGLTAALVLARAGIPVTVLESRSELATESRASTFHPATLDLLDELGVAAALRVQGRTVDRVQWRDLDGTVHAELDYGLLAGHTGHPYRLHVEQARLTPLLLDALTATGLADVRFGATVTGAEETGDEVRLRTEDAAGRPAHTRHPYVLAADGSRSRLRELAGLPGTAEEYPDYALRVVTDSPLDELVPGLAPLAYVRDPRASYSALGMPDHWRLIFRIRRGTPRDEVLAPGAVRARVEQALPGAAGRAVRITDAHTYRLARFLLPRYRAGRVLFAGDAAHLTSTAGGLNMNCGLHDAVETGRALTAVLRTGAGDEAPLDAALGRRRSVVETAVLPRSEARTAGLDSSAELLARIADLRRTAADPRAATDYLLKASLLDVAPRPLKGDAHADLVSQAHR
- a CDS encoding tautomerase family protein, which gives rise to MPLVEITVPEGTLSEAAAEVLQQQVADSVLTAMELPHTEFFAAATWVYVREAAKGLATTGAGRPPGVLVVLTPLEGFLTPERNEALSVEVTRHVHAATGPDTVVWLVVNEIPEGNWAVNGGLTRRAKIDELVAEAAAGS
- a CDS encoding aspartate/glutamate racemase family protein, which codes for MRIWFHKHTVEGRLPLLDQWYREHLDAIAAPGTTVDIKTLPADTYPDRTPFGLVGHHSAQVLFSRHFSESALVAEREGYDAWVIAAGQDPGLRDARHLASIPTLGYGETAFFLSALTGQRFGVLGFMPPLEEPIRANIRQYRLESSLSSYEVVPGGWDSVHRSLEGDFDEFVEVYSAAALRAAKAGAEVIIPAEGIPNEILWHLGIHELHGLPVIDPAGLAVKLAETLVQLGELKLFQRSGHGYWFSRPDEPVSKHLEQVFLGSAL
- a CDS encoding arylmalonate decarboxylase, producing MLPEVLGNFGGLRLDAAVVSCTGSHYLLTPEGDRALCAELSERVGAPVRSAALAILDTARAVGAERLVLVSPYEPWLTELSHAYWESAGLTVDRIVKIRAGARFSPYDVTTEELVAQVREAELPEDATLLFTGTGMFTFDALAELGRDSGRTLLTSNLASAWWARDALGLPADGPDAHPLLRRLTERAAAVTVS